CAAATATAAATCACTCCAGGTAAGAATGTTATGCATATGTTTTAGTCCCAATCAATAGAAGTCCTTCCAACCTTCACTGGAACGTACACTTATAATCAACGCCACTGGGTACAATAATTTTCATGCAAATACTACTTGTCTTATGGCTgcatgaaacatatatgataGTGAACAAAAACTCCTTTTCCCTTAGTGACACAATAGCTCATGTAGTTCTCTAGATTATCACAGCCCTGCTTCATAAAATTTGCCTAGAAAGATAGGGAACATAACACATTGTTCTTAACATTTCAAACAAAGAGATTGCACAACAAATATCACCCCAGATGATATACAAGTGAAAACACAAGCATCCTCAAAGAAGACAAAGACCTTTTGAAAAGGAAGTATGCTCCTCAACACTACAAAATTGCTACCTTTGCTCATTCAAGAACAACTGCAAAACCACACACTTTTAACACGATAGGGAAGCAAACTAAATAAGAATACCCGAGTCCCATTCCATTATCTGCCATATCAAAACCATCATCCAGCCATCACAAATCAATTGAACTTTTGATTTCATAATCAACCGCCATAACACCTAAAAAAGTTCCGACTATATATCTATTCCACTGAGAACCCTTACAAtgtgaaaagaagaaaaacacatACGAAAAACATCCAAGCTAAGCTTCAAAAAGCTATCATCAAATGCGATGCGATTCGATCTTGTACAAGATGTTTCCCACTAGAAAATCACAAGCAGCGAAAAAAGCATGTAAATCAAGAAGCAAGCATACGTGATTAATCCCCGATGCTCGTCTCCACAGTTAGCCAGCTCCACTACCAATCCCGTGCAGACACGTGTAGACCAGATCACAAACAGCCCAGTTATCACCATGATCACCATTCCACCTTGCGGCACGAACAGAGAAAAAGCCGACAACATCACAATGGGCAACATACAGTACCCAATCAGGCTGAGACACTTGTACATATCCAAATTCCCGTTTTTACCCGCAAGCATATTGAAAACGACGTAGAGAAACATCGACGCCATCGTCACCCAACCAAGGATAATCCCGAAATGTAGTTTTCCAGCTAGGAGCTGAAATAATCCAAACGCCATGAGGAAGAGGAACGGACCTGAGAGATCGGCATCTTCGTGAAGGTGGTGGTTGATTCTGAAAGGGTTGAGAATTGAGAGGGTCTTTTGGTAGATTTGCTTGGTATTGATGCCAAGTTCTTCAAGGAGCGGTGGCTCATCCTCGAACCCAGTGgctcctcctccaccaccgACTGTGGATGGGAACTGAGGAGCAGCGGAGAAGGAGGTGGATGCAGCGGCCGAGTTGACGTCGAACGAGAGGAACGGGAGGCCGGGGTTTGAGGATTTGGGGGGTTGGAAGGGGGCGGTGGGGAGACGGCGTTGCTGGGGCCCAGAGGAGGGGGCGGCAGGGTTCGCGCCGGAGGGGAAAACCACNNNNNNNNNNTTagttcttatttttgtttaatttctggatctctatatttttctatgtGAGAGTAAAAGAAACGATTTCAGGAGACGGTGGATAGAGATGTAAATAATAGAGAAAACTGAGGGCCTTTTCGGAAATTGGATCACTAAACAGAGGACGCTATGAGAGTCTGAGTGAGGTAACGCTTCCCAAAGAAAAAGTAGCTTATTGTCTTCCGGACTAAGGTATTGGGGGGACGAACTCCACTTTGACTTTTCTTAGTACTGCTGCTtgcacaattaattaaaaacaaattttaaaaaaaatattattaaaaataaaaaaaattacgatttGACTCCgtgaaatttgtcataattataaatattaatcgatattttaaaaattagaagtatctctttgaaattataaaacccTCTACAATAAAATATCGCAACGATGTATTtgttagaatatttataatttcaacagcgtatttataattataacaaatttcaaaggagctcattgtaatttatctttaaaaatattttaaataaatatgtaacatcctgtattattatattaatatttaatttattatcaccCATGGTaggaaatgaaattatatgaaaatggAAGGACCAATCgatctaaataaattataggttataattcaaaatatttaaagtttgaTAGATCAATTATAgtcatttaatttgtttattagtaaattagttaattgatctaatatcattttaattactttttattaattatatttccttcgttacaaaataatatttgtcaattacttattttaataaacatttattaattaaatataagagTACTTATTCCTGATATTGTTTAACATAACAAGTTAGATAATATTCTCCACTAGTTGAAAGTGGAATTTGTATACCaactaattatcaattaattcactttgactaatttaaattgaattaatattctaaaattacaaatagagTGTAGAATACTAAATATTCTACTTATTTGTTGGTAATCATCCTCATTTTTTCAACTAGTTTTAccaattatatttagttaactaatcaaaatatacaagaaatatgatatatttagtACATggatatagatataattagTGTGTAACTATATTAAGGTATATATGACTATCGCAGTCatagttttaaatatattggaATAATGGGAGGGTACTTGTAGAGGAACTATTGACCCAATTTCTTCGAGATAAGTCCAGGTGTGCACCACAGTAATCATCTGGATTACTGGTGActacaatataaaattatagtagtATTTACAAAACTAGAGGAATATATGTATACCGTGCATGAGTATATGTAAGTATCAAAAGTGGTCTTCGTCACGACGGACttgagtaaaatattttttgaaattgtccATTGATAATcgaaaatgaatataatatttggttATCTTTCCAACTTGAATGGGCCTTTGAAACTCTGTGGAGATAAGTGTTACTAcgtgattattatttttattatgtggtACTCCAGTATTCTTTATGAACTTCCGTTTGAAGCCATCTCTAGAGTCCATATAAGTATTGAAAAGGTTCCATTTATAAGATATTGCTCAATTCGTCGTAATTGAATATGTGTGTGGTTTTTAAAttgtctattttttatatgattgatcGACTGGCTTTATGCATTTGATCATGCGGTTCTTGTTAAGCGATCAAAGGGACCGGGGCTGGACGGTTCGCAGGGCACGCTGGGATAGTATTTGGGCTACCAGTTGAGGGTTCTTTGTTTATTTCCCACTTAGGTGTCCTTTCATGAGCAAGCTAGAGGTTGTCTGTGCGTGATTGGCGCCGCCATGTACCTAGGCATGGCCAATTCTATGCGGTCGTAGGGCTGTTCCCTGCATGAAAGATAAGATAATAAACGATTTTTTGGGAGACACAAGATGGTGATCGTGAGATTCGGTCCTTGCCTGATTTGATTTTCATAGGCTCGATCATATTGTTGCTGATCAATACCATATGTTTCACTATTTTAATCGAGTTTTCAATTATGACTATTTTCTTCCACGTGTGCACTCACTCATGACTTCACTAAACTTTTACTTACATTCCTCCAAGTACAGGTAATAAACTGACAATCAAGTCAGAATTTTGCTGACCTAAAGTGAGAGTCCTACCCTTAGGGATGTGAtagaatacataaaaaaatatttaagttataaaaaattattatatagaaatataatataaaaattgagaagagagaaaagtaaaaaaaattgaaatagttttcataaaagataaaaagaagaattagagaaaaaaaaaatagaacatgAAAGTTGAGTACGGATACAAATTTATTCTACACTTGagttttgttattaatatcattttaatattttggtaacTACAAATAAGTCGATTAATATCTGATTTTTACCATTAATATCacttttgtaatgatttttatttattttccaatgatgtttttaggataaataatataattagtcccttaaatttatatttaaaatcactttagtCTCTCacctttattttcttacattaGCATCCCCAAACTTTAGATTTGTTTCAAATTAGTCCTTATGAccatatttcataaaaatctgactggaattttgtttcttcacTTTAGTcccctaaattttaaaaaataacatatcaaTCCTTATTTTGGATAGTAAACGAATTCTAGCATTTCGCCCAAAATGTTGGGTGTTGGTGCTTATTTAAAGGCTGCTCTCCCTATAACCAACCTCTATTTGCAGAATTTACGAtgagaaaaatagatattgTGACATATTCTTTAGATGATTCGGCTTAAATTAAAGCTTCACCACTTAAATGTTTCAAGTTtcaatcttgaaaaaattgcacttttgttTACGGatttagcacttttagtcccataaaattaaataattatagcaTTTGGGACAAAAACTGCTACAACTGTTTATCCAATGAGATCAGACGTGCTAcgatttttaattcaattggaccaaaaatactacaAATTCTTGTcctatagaattaaatatgttaagTCCATAAGTTGTGAGATCTATCGTGTGTGGGATCAAAactgcaattttctttttgaatttcacACGGATATATGTCGGTTCTGATGATAGTTGGCTTGTTTGATTTCATGAATGTAAATGtacttatctttttatttattttctttgaagtattattcaacttagaattttttatataatgttttttatatttaaatataacaaatggTGTAATAAATCGTATTTACAAAAAGCTCATAGAGGACTTAATGTTAAGTCCGTTTTCATTGGCACATCAATATTGATTCAgtacttcatatttttttacaaaattattatgatttttttctgatattgttacttttaatttacttgaaatattaattgaataaaataccATTTTGTTTTGCGTAAGTTAAAGAAAGACAATACGACTTCTGATGCGGGAGGTAGTGacttttcttttcagaaattcaagaatcGCGTTTTTTTCGTTCAATTggggtttttttttgctattaataCTTTTGCAAGGGGTGAAATACAATTAACCCTTTATTTAGCCGTAGGAAGGAAATGtggtataatttataaaaccCTCAGTGCAATGGGATAAAACAGATTAAGTCTGTCTGGTGGAAGAGAAGCAAATTGTATTGATGAAGGGAAAGATCGTCCCGACAAGGAAAGAAGAATATCTCCCTTAAAGGAAAGTTTGTGGTCAAACTTATCAAACCAATGAAATGCGGTAGATTACTGAAGTACGCCCAGTAAACAAATCGTAGTCGTGTGATAGGTGTAGGTGAGGGACGAAATGGTATTTCACCTTTACCTACCCTAAAATAATGTAACTTTATAGTAGTATAAATATCCTCCATATTCTTTCATTTCGAGGGAGAAAAATTCTTGTAAGAACTCCAGTGACAACGTTGTTGAATCATATCCTGATAATACAATACaatcaatctcattttttgGGCGACATCActgtcaaaaaattatgacattaTATTACCTGGCATGGAGTTTCTCTGTAATAATCATTTGTTAGCCCTTTGCGATGTTGTTAGGTCTAGCGCTGTAGACTTTTCTAATTAGACTCAACAGTGGGTGTTGGCATGTAGAGTTATGCATGATGCACACATATTGGTGGGTTATGTGTGCACTAGCAATACTCAGATGTGTGGGATTTGCCTGCAAAATATTAGATAGTGCGCTCGAGCAATCCTAAATGTGCGGAAATTTTTAGGCAAGGAATTATATTGTGAGCTTAGGATGGTCTAACTGGACGAGCATACTGTCGGGAGGTTTTGGTAGACTAGTGTCAAGATCAATTTGGTGATTGGCTGCAGATTGAGGCAAGAGACGATTGAAACAAGTATGTGTAGACAGTTGGTGTTGTTTAACTCAAGACAACTGCCTGCCACATGACAGTATGGATCTGTAGGCTGTTCAAGAAGATTAAGGCAATTTCGGTCAGTTTCTTTGCAGTTTTCTTACAGTTTGCTGTCTTTTGTATATATCGGCTAAACTTGTAcgttttgtataattagtgagttttattattattattattattattattacagaatttaaaatgtaagaCATGGATCAGTCTTATAGATTTGTAGCTCATGGTAACGAGTACAAAGTGtgtaaacttgttaagtcTCTCTATGGACTTAAACAAGTACCCAaacatttgataaaattattcttgcGTTTGACTTCATTGTAAATGAAAGTGATAAATGTATCTGTTGTAAGGCTAAaggagataaaataattattttatgccTGTATGTAGATGACATTTTATTAATAGGATCATGTTTAGATATTATAATCGAAACCAAGTCATTTTTAAggaataagtttgaaatgaaggatatggTGAGGCTAATGTAATTCTTAGTATCAAGTTGATTCGTTCAACAAATGAGATAGCcatttctcaatctcattACATTGAGAAGATAGTTCAGAAATTCGGTTATTAGAACGGTAGAATTGCTAAGAGCCCGTGTGATCCTTCTATGgctttattcaaaaatgaaattggtgTTCCAGTGGCACAACTTAGATATTCCCAAATCATTGGAAGTTTGCAGTATCTGGCAAATGGCACGATCAGATAtatcttttctatttcaaagTTGGCTAGATACACTAGTTGTCCGGACAGTACTCATTGGGGAGCTTTGGATTAGGTACTAAGGTACTTAAAGGGCACGGTATCACTGGTCATACATTATTGCAGATTCCCTGCTATTCTTGAGGGATATAATGATGCTAACTGGATAGCTAAAAACTTCGATAGTAATGGGTGTTCAGAACATGCATTTACCTTTGGTGGGGGCGCAGTCTCCTAGAAGTATGCAAAACAGACTTTGACAATCCGGTCTACTTTTGAAGCCGAGTTATGTGCATTGGATACGATTGGTACCTAGGCAAAATGATTACATGAGTTGTTATCACAACTTCCCATTATAAGCCAGTCACTTCCACCTATTGTTGTACATTGTAATAGTCAAACCACAATTATAAAGGTTCGAAGTcataaatacaatcaaaagacACATTTAAATTAGACTTAAGTCTATAAGGGCATTAATGTCAGACAGAGTAATAGGCATTGACTTTGTGTGAATAAAGGACAATGTGGCTGATCCTTTGATAAAAGGATCTATCACAAATCCAACAAATCCAGATTGGGAATGGGACTGAAAATCCATCAGTGATATATCTACGATAGCAACCCAACCTTCTAAGTGGAGATCTCACAAAGAAGGTTCAATGTGGTATTAACAAGTTGTATGGTATGTCAGAGCACCAAAAACAAACTGATACTTTGTATCTGGAGTCTATCCACTGTAATTTTGAAAGGTACTGATACTGCAAGTACAATAAGAGTTTAACTCTGAATAGGGCCAAGTCTATTAGAGGAAATACTAGCAATGCATCCCTAGAGATGCCTAACTAAGTAAATGCAATTGTTTGGCCGCAATTAAGGAATTGGATTATTCCTGAAAACATTCATAAATAGGATCAGGACACATGACCTAAGTGTCAACTCTAAAGATCAACACAAAGTCGGTGTCTTGTTATTACTGACAGATGTTGTCACACGCACAGACTCAAATTCAAGGCTTAATTCTATTTGACTGGTGATAACTGACTTTAGATAACTTAAACAGTGGTTCAAACAGAAAGGTACAATTGTTGAAAGCAAACTGAAACTTGAGTTTTAAATCTATGAATTTGTGGgggattattgtaatttgaataaaattacatgttaTAATCCATAGAATcatagattaaaaataaaaaattgagagatGTGGATATCCCACATAGTAGAGTTCATAGCTCCACTAAAAGAAACACCTTCCAACAACTAATATAACTCtctcttataaaataattgtatgtaatatatgtgtatatgtgCGTATAAAGACAAGTAGAATGATGCCCCTTTTAGGTGTAGAAATCATCCAtcatttttaatgtaaattagTGGACAATAATGTGATGAGTTACAAGAGAAAAAGGGGACAAATTGCTAGTAAGTGAATATAATATTGTGCATTATAAGATGTAGTGGCAAGATGgtattaaagaagaaatattataaatattatggccATAAACATCCACCAACACCCAAAATCTTAATATCAACAGGAAATATGAAAAGacatatgttataatttaaatattaaaatacaatatatatatatatatatgcatgataCTATTTTGTCTTCCAAactattattcattattaatatatatggcATATTGAAAtgtatgtgatattatttttaattgtgtatataagaaataaaaacacaaacaaactttttattttagggaattaatttcattctattttttatttgttataattacatttaaatccctataatttaaaaaattacgttTAGTATCTCTGGTGTATGTTtctgtttaataaatagatcaatttgttagtcaaagttaataaaatttattgatattagcaaaacgattaaacaaaaaatccatatttaccCCCGatacttattactgacttttTACGGGttagataaatattttcaaatcaaacttttaattttttatacatattcacatacgttaatacatgtgaggaggtatattttcacctttataaagatagtttagtaaacaaaaaaatttatttgatctgtatTAGACTCTATATTAAGTCGATTGAAGGTAACTATGGGTTTCTATTCAGtgttttttgctaatatcgataaattttgtgatttttgactaacaaaaggatgtttgatgtaattttttaaatcatatgaggtttacatataattgcacTAAACCTCATAGGCGgacaatgtaattatctctattttttaagtgTTGGGGGCAAAGtgcatattttatagtttaaaggGGGTAAAATGAAAATAGCATATATTTCAGGGGGGCAAACTGAGattcaccataattttttgCGTATAACCTTCATATCGTGCAGCGTCAGCTTGAGCTAAGAGAAAATGGCGGCCCTAGCTCGGTTTCATCTTCTCCAGCCATCTCCAATCCTCAGACCATCTGCACTCTTACCCAAGTTTCCTCATGCTTCACGTTTGCTCACTATCCACACAAGTTACAGCACTAATCTCCGCCGCAATGGCGCCGGTTCCGGCGGCCGTAAACTCTCCATCACTCCACCACTTTGCTCTAAATCCGAGGTTTCTGCCTCAGTAATTTCTTTGTCCATCGTGTACATTTTGTGACGTCCGtagttgaaaatttatgatgaaaatttttattgcagAACAGTAGTTCAAATACTGAATCGAGCCAATCAATAGTCGGTGACCTTCTGGATTACCTCAATGAGTCCTGGACTCAGTTTCATGCTACTGGTATCTCATTTTCTGTTTTGAAATTAGGCGTTTCTACAAGAATTCGGTTTTTATGGTTGAATTACTTCCCACGTTCTTTGCTATCTCTATGTATTAGAAGCAACTCGGTGTTGTGAAGTTGTGACACGTGTATAAATCCTGTGGCTTTTATTCCCCCCGTTCCCTTGGTATCATTGGGCCAGAAATATAGTTACCAGGACGAGAATGAAATCttgcattatatttttctcttgttccCATTGAGATATTTGAGATCATCAATGCCTGTGGATGGAGTGAACTGTTAGAGCTGACAAGAACAGCAAGACACATGAAATGTCTGCTAATGTATGTACGtggaaattataaaaagaaatgtaatTGGCCAATGGGTATTCTGaaagtgaaaaacaaaaatagaaaggCATTATAAGACTGTAAAGAAAGTTGATTCCTTCGCAACAACATGGTTAAACTGGGATATCCATTTACACAGGAAAAGATGATAGACTTGAAGAAGAGTTGTTACACTGTGGTAATGTGAATTCTGACTTTTATGTGTTTACTTCATGATGCTTTCTCATTCTTTAGCAAATGCCTAAAATTGAGGAAATAGTGTGCTAAAATTTCAcagatttaaattaattcatccTGCTAACACATAATCATAGTTTAAAGCATCGATAGATATCTCTAATATCGGCCGCTACTTAAgggaaaatcaagaaaaaatcaaacaaaaaagaatgagAATAAGATGGAGAGTGGTGATTATTATACGGGTTCCTTCTTAGCCTAGAAAATAGTGAGCTAGGAGAGAAAAATTTCTCATCAtcctatttttcattttcagccaaggattttgatatttcactcaaaatgaatttcattaatatgGTTATGATCACATAGATAaaggatattttttaagaaatatttttataagactTTTTTGTTTAGTTAAGCTACCTTGCACGATTCTAGTAACTCTGGTTTGCAAGTagatacaataatttttttcatactgATCAGTTTGATTAATGGTATTCAACCACATAATCTATTGAACGTTGTGTAAATGACTAGAATTTGTTTTCCAAAAGGCAATAGTGTATATTGTGGTTGTTTGAGTAATTCTAGCAGCCTTGCTTTTATTGAGTAACCCCTGAGGCAGCATCAAGTTCTGAAATCCGAGAATATCTAACGTTATTTATTATCTCctagtatatatgtattactGATAATATccaataatattgaattatatcACCGATATGATTATACTATGAGCCATATCTTGATAGTATTAgcaataatatttgaaaaacataGCATTTTTGTGAATAGTATATCCTTTTATGGAATTTGCACTTCTTTTCTGGAAACACTTTGTTATATGATTTACTTGAATTatcattacaaatatatgCTTACTTGCTGATGGACTAGTTTCTGTTATGAATTCAAGTATGACAACAATGCTCtatttaatatactaaaagtttttaaaatattctagtaatttgtgttatttgtaccttttttttccttttccaattTCACACATTTGCTACTTCTTCAGCATCCTATACTGCAATTATTCGGTATCATTCATTAGTATCTCTATATACCGTGTCTATCATAACTAATATTGTTGCTAGTACCGTGACGTTGAACTATGCACATAGTGGAGAAAGTTAGATGCTTAGCTTTTAACATGAGTTCCCTTGGTTTTAATATCCACTCGTCCATTTGCTACTAAAAGCATTTAGACTGTATACCTTCTGTGACACTACAGCAGgatgaattttttgatattgttACATGAAAATTAAGACAGCAAAACTAATGACACTGTATCTCGGATTATTTATATGCATCATAAAGGATCAAGCAAATCTTAATGGCCATGTCACATGAGATTGTGAAACAATCTGGTTTGGATTCTCTACTGTATTTTGAAATCGACACAGAATCTGGTGTTATCATGTTTGTGAGttgtataaattttgtatgctGTTTATGTTTCTGTTAACTGTACAGTGTATGCAGAGAATTTGCAACTCACCTATTCtacatgaaaagaaaatgaaaatgaaaatgaaaatgaattaagggactttattcttctttttgccCATTTAAGTCTAAATTCACTGttattcttaatttgtttgttaGCTGAAGCAAAACGACAACTGCTTGCTGCTGGATTTCATTTGCTTAATGAGAATGAAGAGTGGGAACTAAAGCCTGGTGgttgctatttttttactcGGAACATGTCTTCTTTAGTTGCCTTTGCCATTGGTGAAAAGTGagttaaatgaatctttgtaCATTACTAAAGCTTTGCTACATCATTGCATGACAGTGGCTTCTCTAAATCACTTGCTTTCTTCGTTCACCTTGTTGCTTTTTGATTATGTACTTTATGGTTTATGCTTTCTGGCCTATGGCATCAAAACTCTTCTAGCTTTTTTCCTGTTTAATCTGTGATATTCGTTAATGAAGACCCCAAATTAGTTTTGCAGGTATTCCCTTGGCAACGGTTTTCATGTGATCGCTGCACATACAGATAGCCCATGTCTTAAACTGAAGCCAAAGTCTGCATCATCTAAATCTGGCTATCTAATGGTCAATGTACAAACTTATGGTGGTGGTTTATGGCATACTTGGTTTGACAGAGACCTAAGCCTCGCTGGAAGAGTTATTGTTAGGGCTGATAATGGTTCCTTCTCTCATAAGCTGGTCAAGATAAAGAGACCTTTATTAAGAGTACCTTCACTTGCTATTCATCTCAATAGGTCTGTTGTTTTTGCCCTCACTTTCTGCACTGTCTTTTTTGTCTTGctaaattttctccaaatctGTGTTCTGAGTTAAAAGGCTGTTCACTACCCATGGATACAATATGCTTTTCTTGTGATAGAGTAGTTTTAAAGTTTTAGTAGTCTATGCCTGATATAGTGATAATCAACCAAAATGGGAGATCTACAGTTGAAAGATTATGTAGTACACTCTATGTAGTTTGGACTTGTGCTGTTGGAGATGTCGTTCCTGGTAGATTTTGATACAACTCATGGATGCTTCTACTTTTTCTTCAACTACTGAACTAATTGGTTCATTCAACTGACCATTAATGATTAGAGTTGAAGTTGgaaattttgcaaattatcAGAAATAGAAAGGGAGACAAAAATTGCCCCCATGTcagtttgtattttttcacatTCTTTCCATATTAAGCTAAAAGAATCTTCGTTCCTTGCTACTTTTTCCACTGGTTGTGCTGGTTGTATATGCTTCTGTTTGATTGTTTCTCATTTATATGTGATGGTTCCCGTAGTTCTATCTCTAAATGATTGGGTGCACTAATTATTAGATGATAGTTAGGTTCAAGCTTTAAACAGAATAGAATCACATTTGGTGGATTGCCCTG
This region of Sesamum indicum cultivar Zhongzhi No. 13 linkage group LG4, S_indicum_v1.0, whole genome shotgun sequence genomic DNA includes:
- the LOC105161086 gene encoding protein YIPF5 homolog, giving the protein MAFGLFQLLAGKLHFGIILGWVTMASMFLYVVFNMLAGKNGNLDMYKCLSLIGYCMLPIVMLSAFSLFVPQGGMVIMVITGLFVIWSTRVCTGLVVELANCGDEHRGLITYACFLIYMLFSLLVIF